A single Leishmania major strain Friedlin complete genome, chromosome 24 DNA region contains:
- a CDS encoding putative formin gives MNIFRGIQHYFSSGGGDLKQLLDTRVYVWNIPAGSTTLTDRNLRVGRSTTRSIESTCSYLDNAETNRYIIFNFSPLMMELVEGCRCGQVLDFSKQSVENYGLLMEVCFTIRKWVYAGDTGGRSPVAPSAPSPIGGAASSSRHKHTHCAVLAFLEESPAVAHPNYAAMIGACYLIFSGFPTYTGSGTFDFVERELGIPRSVYHAPSQESYINYFQLLFEIPVLPNPKRLTLTRVSLHNLSSLSKNKLGLQLDSADGKAPRLFSDPKAWRRGDPSTLEMYLDLNESVLGDFVLNVFLYDVQPIHNDSGGVMAGSSPSVGGSGLVGGILPPSMDGFQALSAASNEKALVGLGSAASPPTTRFITGTSKEKKLVQKGRLLRLAFSTIFIHQATHRVRVRDMDYAAANSLPDDFYAQLHFSECAPADADEDYVRQITQRVEQSPQRQIMLSRPDPRDLLASAGAGGGYRSSSRYAAVEEECRGGVYYRSNGTRYDGGASTDPRVRQERSLPLTGATMLYLPTPLHMESEDERFFDDEDDVAESEPTLVRVEPRPGPAARPRQPTPERMYGGGYPVTSTPAAVVQEASPVPSSYAAAPPPHPPLSLPPPPPPPVKGIPLKHLDPSIITPGNSPPPRAPPPPGGLPPPPPPPGKLLPPPAPPSKLPPPRPPPAPPAGLPPTAASTGVPPPPPPLPGPLNSNTPPLPPPPPGLPGIAAAAAKPKPQYTGPRLKTFFWKKILKPSGIWAASDTDDVRRAVIDESFMLKLFKLKAVAQPSAAEGAAEKSEQERRSQLRSNVFTGQRLQNMGIALKRVQVPVEVLCKALITCDSAVLPPERREMLTAALPTTEDVTALTAEKQAGRSVWTEVETYLYTAATTVKDVRERLQLWTAAEELEDTVQSISSLLSSVDAAVCAITHRNGRFARMMRIILAFGNHLNRGTPHADAEGFRLESLNQLNFVKSSDGKTTVLMALVVSLMDSGRGRSERGGGTTSAPGADNDDDDVRNALRFVEDVSCVRAVANSPLQDMGQQVSQLNFTLQRMRRVVEEAKDTKAWYDKRLPSVKAEEVPDALPGLLREAVDRYLATVGQIALRYQQLRDDVSAMMATYGEDPNADETVIWGYVLQFSKDVQRCVDTVAAVHLTKRRLMGMPEATEQTQSGAREAAAAPPCPSGGVQSSGPQDGVRQTRLPKLVDDDDSDD, from the coding sequence ATGAACATCTTTCGCGGTATTCAACACTACTtctccagcggcggcggggatctcaagcagctgctggacacACGCGTCTACGTGTGGAACATCCCGGCCGGTAGCACGACGCTGACAGATCGGAATCTGCGCGTAGGTCGCTCGACGACGCGCTCCATCGAGTCCACCTGCAGCTACCTCGACAATGCGGAGACGAATCGCTACATTATCTTCAACTTCTCTCCGCTCATGATGGAGCTGGTGGAGGGGTGCCGTTGCGGGCAGGTGCTAGACTTCTCGAAGCAGTCCGTGGAAAACTACGGCCTGCTCATGGAGGTGTGCTTCACAATTCGCAAGTGGGTGTACGCTGGCGACACAGGCGGCAGGTCACccgtggcgccgtccgcgccgtcgccgatcggtggtgcagcgtcgTCAAGCcggcacaagcacacgcactgTGCTGTCCTGGCCTTCCTCGAGGAGTCGCCAGCAGTGGCGCATCCCAATTACGCGGCGATGATTGGGGCGTGCTACCTCATCTTCTCCGGCTTCCCCACGTACACAGGTAGCGGTACGTTCGACTTTGTGGAGAGAGAGCTCGGCATCCCCCGCAGCGTCTACCATGCGCCATCACAGGAGAGCTACATCAACTACTTCCAGCTGCTCTTCGAGATCCCGGTGCTGCCCAACCCAAAGCGGCTCACCCTGACACGCGTCTCGCTGCACAACTTGAGCTCCCTATCAAAGAACAAGCTTGGCCTGCAGCTGGACAGCGCAGACGGCAAGGCACCGCGGCTCTTCAGCGACCCGAAAGCCtggcgtcggggcgaccCCTCCACGCTAGAGATGTACCTGGACCTGAACGAGAGCGTGCTCGGCGACTTTGTCCTCAACGTGTTCCTGTACGATGTACAGCCGATCCacaacgacagcggcggcgtgatGGCGGggtcctccccctccgtaGGTGGCAGCGGCCTCGTCGGTGGCATCCTGCCGCCGTCAATGGACGGTTTTCAGGCTCTGTCAGCGGCGTCAAACGAGAAGGCCCTCGTTGGCTTAGGAagtgccgcatcgccgccgacaACACGGTTTATCACGGGTACCtcgaaggagaagaagctCGTGCAGAAggggcggctgctgcgccttgccTTCAGCACCATCTTCATCCACCAGGCGACGCATCGGGTACGCGTACGGGACATGGACTACGCGGCTGCGAACTCATTGCCAGACGACTTCTATGCACAGCTGCACTTCAGCGAGTGCGCTCCAGCTGACGCGGACGAGGACTACGTGAGGCAGATTACCCAACGCGTAGAgcagtcgccgcagcgccagatCATGCTCTCCCGGCCCGACCCCCGCGACCTCCTCGCATCCGctggcgccggtggcggctACCGATCCTCTAGCCGGTACGCCGCTGTTGAGGAGGAGTGCCGAGGAGGCGTGTACTACCGCAGCAACGGGACCAGGTATGACGGCGGTGCGAGCACGGACCCGCGCGTCCGCCAAGAgcggtcgctgccgctgaccgGAGCCACCATGCTGtacctccccacccccttgcACATGGAGAGCGAAGATGAGCGGTTCTTTGACGATGAGGACGACGTCGCGGAGTCTGAGCCGACGCTGGTCCGGGTGGAGCCGCGACCAGGCCCCGCCGCTCGGCCTCGCCAGCCCACACCAGAGCGCATGTACGGCGGCGGGTATCCGGTTACATCTACCCCGGCTGCGGTCGTGCAGGAAGCATCGCCGGTACCTTCCTCAtatgcggcagcgccaccaccacacccgccgttgtcgcttccgcctccaccgccaccaccggtgAAAGGCATTCCGTTGAAGCATCTGGACCCCTCCATCATCACCCCAGGAAactcgccaccaccgcgcgcgccaccgccgccggggGGGTtgcccccaccaccgccaccgccaggcAAACTGCTGCCCCCACCGGCTCCACCCTCCAAACTCCCCCCTccgaggccgccgccggcgccccCCGCTGGTCTCCCTCCCACCGCGGCTTCGACAGgggtgccgccaccaccgccgccactgccaggACCACTGAACAGCAATACACCGCCACtcccgcctccgccgcccgGCCTCCCGGGCAttgcagcggctgctgcgaagCCGAAGCCACAGTACACCGGGCCGCGGCTCAAGACGTTCTTCTGGAAGAAGATTCTCAAGCCGAGCGGCATCTGGGCAGCGTCGGACACCGACgacgtgcgccgcgctgtGATCGACGAGTCCTTCATGCTCAAACTCTTCAAGTTGAAGGCCGTCGCGCAGCCGAGCGCTGCCGAGGGAGCGGCGGAGAAGtcggagcaggagcggcgcagccagCTGCGCAGCAACGTGTTTACGGGCCAACGGTTGCAGAACATGGGCATCGCCCTCAAGCGCGTACAGGTACCGGTAGAAGTTTTGTGTAAAGCCCTCATCAcgtgcgacagcgccgttCTGCCGCCAGAGCGACGGGAGAtgctgacggcggcgctgcccaccACCGAGGACGTGACGGCGCTCACGGCTGAGAAGCAGGCGGGACGGTCAGTTTGGACGGAGGTGGAGACGTACCTCTACACAGCCGCGACGACTGTGAAGGATGTGCgagagcggctgcagctctgGACAGCTGCCGAGGAGCTCGAGGACACCGTCCAGTCCATCTCGAGCCTGCTAAGCTCCGTCGACGCGGCCGTGTGCGCCATCACGCATCGCAACGGCCGCTTTGCCCGCATGATGCGCATAATCCTGGCATTTGGAAACCACCTGAACCGCGGCACCCCACACGCCGACGCTGAGGGGTTCCGCCTGGAGAGCCTCAACCAGCTCAACTTCGTGAAGAGCTCAGACGGGAAGACGACAGTGCTGATGGCGCTTGTCGTGTCCCTCATGGACAGCGGACGGGGTAggagcgagcgaggaggaggcaccACAAGCGCGCCCGGCGCCGACaatgatgatgatgacgtTCGCAACGCTCTGCGCTTTGTGGAGGATGTCAGCTGTGTTCGCGCCGTGGCGAACAGCCCGCTGCAGGACATGGGGCAACAGGTGTCGCAGCTGAACTtcacgctgcagcgcatgcggcgcgtcgtcgaggaggcgaaggacaCGAAAGCCTGGTATGACAAGCGACTCCCATCcgtgaaggcggaggaggtgccggATGCCTTGCCGGGGCTGCTCAGAGAAGCCGTGGACCGCTACTTGGCCACGGTGGGGCAGATCGCCCTGCGAtaccagcagctgcgcgatgaCGTGTCGGCCATGATGGCCACCTACGGTGAGGACCCCAACGCCGACGAGACCGTCATTTGGGGCTACGTGCTGCAGTTCAGCAAGGACGTGCAGCGGTGTGTAGACACAGTGGCAGCAGTCCACCTGACGAAGCGACGACTCATGGGTATGCCGGAAGCGACGGAGCAGACGCAAAGCGGGGCCAGagaagccgccgctgcgccaccatgccccagcggcggcgtacAATCATCAGGGCCGCAAGACGGGGTGAGGCAAACGCGGCTGCCGAAGCTCGTCGATGACGATGACAGCGATGACTAG
- a CDS encoding putative pre-mRNA splicing factor → MEKHGKLTPTSLPGVESAVTRTDRQAQRRIIDGEDAKRARPLQRAPAHTHHAMDAVPGDHGIKRPREAITPRHTSPFVSANDVTASLQEQAQRFISQLEMGEVLEHDRDTTEAVMTGTDESAQWAYGSEYYLRHDGEDDKEHPSRSHTVGSTAAAAAAQESASDAQADKARKVVVSLTVAPPSFFTSGNDFETSVLSRRSAAAAHKDDNDDGGDLDRRDGFATSRFLHEALRTSDVDIIVPVVSHSCSLAVSASKGSQTLAELKRLMDRERTNRDVMDTSKSSLTQLLQKDTYGRVVNGEEKEVEGVGGGSAPGHAHSGRVSSFADDRCNDDGEEEEAKYLKRQLCLEKERLAEMTQLRGTLDASSTASPPAAGGANSQWGSNQESRRQRKDEQLARIEGRKAQMETLADDADEVERRDAMRRQRESLPIHHCKDELLRYVGESAVTVVVGETGSGKTTQLVQYLYQRGYARHGKIIGCTQPRRLAAIGVARRVSDEMGCALGTTVGYSIHLDDTTTADTRVKFMTDGVLLRETVNDPSLDKYSVVMLDEAHERSVDTDVLMGVLKLALRRRGDLKLIVTSATMDVRKFSAFFGNAPCYEIPGQTFPVKIHYSATPVADYVAEAVFRVCQLHLQMPLEAKHDILVFMTGREDVYGTCELIRRRLTELSPQHLSTLLIISCLSEAAPARSTEIGVLEATPAGLRKVVVATNVAETSLTIDGVRYVVDCGFMKTNVYRPSIGMNTLQRYPTSQAQANQRKGRAGRTTEGTCYRLYTEVQYAEEMLPNSVPEIQRSSVDSVVLLLKSIGVHRLRDFEFMDAPPAANVRSSMFHLWVLGFLDDAGAITAPGQQALEFPMSPVLAKLLLESATMGCALEMARIVAMISADPKNLFELPKGREKVAQQHHSRFYANDSDHLTLLHVFTQYLDHGRSRQWAQDHFLHAPTLARAHDVFAQLIEKLRKLHLPIQSCGHAETDKVRHCLAKAFVLQAARRSDRRWTEYRPLLNAGVACAVHPASAVHARSEMPPYIIYNDLLLTHKEYLVMVTAVEPEWLVESSRGIYEMRHGMTSSSTTTAPSSFAVAAATTPTPSTASRASHASMSSSPTAPSASGSSTTVCAEAKAPTKKPAFGMLSSKRRPNI, encoded by the coding sequence ATGGAAAAGCACGGAAAGCTGACGCCCACCAGCCTGCCAGGCGTAGAATCAGCAGTCACTCGCACAGACAGGCAGGCACAGAGACGCATCATAGACGGCGAAGACGCCAAAAGAGCGCGACCGCTACAACGTgcaccagcacacacgcaccacgcAATGGACGCGGTGCCAGGTGATCATGGCATCAAGCGGCCCCGTGAAGCGATTACACCGCGCCACACGTCGCCCTTTGTGTCCGCGAACGACGTGACCGCGTCCCTTcaggagcaggcgcagcgctTCATCTCGCAGCTCGAAATGGGCGAAGTTCTCGAGCACGACCGCGACACGACCGAGGCGGTCATGACAGGCACAGATGAGTCCGCGCAGTGGGCGTACGGCAGTGAGTACTACCTGCGCCACGATGGCGAAGATGACAAGGAGCACCCATCGCGCTCTCACACTgtgggcagcaccgccgccgctgcggctgcacaaGAGAGCGCCAGCGACGCTCAAGCGGACAAGGCCCGCAAGGTCGTCGTCAGCCTAACCGTGGCGCCTCCGTCCTTCTTTACGTCTGGGAACGATTTCGAAACGAGCGTGCTCTCGCGCAggtcggcagcagctgcacataAGGATGACAATGACGACGGCGGAGACCTCGACAGACGCGACGGATTCGCCACCTCTCGCTTCCTGCACGAGGCTTTGCGGACGTCTGATGTCGACATCATCGTACCGGTTGTCAGCCACTCGTGCAGCCTCGCCGTGAGCGCCTCGAAGGGTAGCCAGACCCTCGCGGAACTCAAGCGGCTGATGGATCGCGAACGCACGAACCGAGACGTCATGGACACGTCCAAGTCGAGTCTGACACAACTCTTGCAAAAAGATACGTACGGGCGTGTGGTGAATGGCGAAGAGAAGGaagtggagggggtggggggtggtTCTGCCCCCGGCCACGCGCACAGCGGCCGcgtctcctccttcgccgaCGACCGCTGCAATGATGATggcgaggaagaagaggccAAGTACCTCAAGCGTCAGCTGTGCttggagaaggagcggctCGCTGAGATGACACAGCTTCGTGGCACGTTGGATGCCTCCAGCACTGCCTCACCCCCTGCGGCTGGAGGGGCAAACTCGCAATGGGGCAGCAACCAGGAgagccgccggcagcgcaaGGATGAGCAGCTCGCCCGCATTGAGGGGCGCAAGGCGCAGATGGAGACACTCGCTGATGACGCGGATGAGGTGGAGCGCCGAGATGCcatgcgccgccagcgcgagTCGCTGCCCATCCACCACTGCAAAGATGAGCTCCTACGCTATGTTGGCGAGAGTGCCGTCACCGTGGTTGTGGGCGagaccggcagcggcaaaaCGACCCAGCTCGTCCAGTACCTGTATCAGCGCGGCTACGCGCGGCACGGCAAGATAATCGGGTGCACACAACCGCGGCGGCTCGCCGCCATCGGGGTGGCTCGTCGTGTCAGCGACGAGATGGGCTGCGCGCTCGGCACCACGGTCGGCTATTCGATCCACCTCGACGACACGACCACGGCCGACACGCGCGTGAAATTTATGACggacggcgtgctgctccgCGAGACCGTCAACGACCCGTCACTGGACAAGTACAGCGTCGTGATGCTGGACGAGGCCCATGAGAGGTCAGTGGACACGGACGTGCTGATGGGCGTGCTGAAGCTCGCCctacgccgccgtggcgaccTGAAGCTTATCGTCACCTCTGCCACGATGGACGTCCGCAAATTCTCTGCCTTCTTTGGCAACGCGCCGTGCTACGAGATTCCGGGGCAGACTTTCCCGGTGAAGATCCACTACAGTGCGACGCCGGTGGCCGACTACGTCGCCGAGGCTGTGTTTCGTGTGTGCCAGCTGCACCTGCAGATGCCGCTGGAGGCTAAGCACGACATCCTTGTCTTCATGACAGGGCGGGAGGACGTCTATGGCACTTGCGAGTTGATCCGTCGTCGGCTAACGGAGCTCAGTCCACAGCATCTCAGCACACTCCTCATCATATCGTGTCTCTCGGAGGCGGCCCCGGCGAGGTCCACAGAGATTGGGGTGCTTGAAGCCACGCCAGCGGGCCTGCGCAAGGTGGTGGTTGCCACCAACGTCGCCGAGACGTCGCTGACGATCGATGGTGTGCGCTACGTCGTGGACTGTGGCTTCATGAAGACGAACGTGTATCGGCCGTCGATTGGCATGAACACGCTGCAGCGGTACCCCACCtcgcaggcgcaggcgaaCCAGCGCAAAGGCCGTGCCGGTCGCACCACTGAAGGGACGTGCTACCGCCTCTACACAGAAGTGCAGTACGCTGAGGAGATGCTGCCGAACAGCGTGCCAGAGAttcagcgcagcagcgtggacagcgtggtgctgctgctaaAGAGCATCGGCGTTCACCGTCTTCGCGACTTCGAATTCATGGACGCTCCGCCGGCAGCCAACGTGCGGAGCAGCATGTTTCACCTGTGGGTGCTCGGCTTCCTTGATGACGCCGGCGCCATCACGGCGCCggggcagcaggcgctggagTTCCCGATGTCGCCTGTGCTGGCAAAGCTCCTCTTGGAGAGCGCCACGATGGGGTGCGCGCTCGAGATGGCCCGCATCGTCGCCATGATCTCTGCCGACCCAAAGAACCTCTTCGAGCTCCCAAAGGGCCGCGAgaaggtggcgcagcagcaccataGTCGCTTTTACGCAAACGACTCGGACCAcctgacgctgctgcacgtctTTACGCAGTACCTGGACCATGGCCGGTCGCGGCAGTGGGCGCAGGACCACTTCCTGCACGCCCCCACTCTCGCCAGGGCCCATGACGTGTTTGCGCAGCTGATTgagaagctgcgcaagcTGCATCTGCCCATCCAATCGTGCGGCCACGCGGAAACGGACAAGGTGCGCCACTGCCTCGCCAAGGCCTTTGTCCTGCAGGCAGCGCGACGATCAGATCGGCGGTGGACGGAATATCGGCCGCTGCTGAACGCTGGCGTGGCGTGCGCGGTGCACCCGGCCTCCGCGGTTCACGCGCGGAGCGAGATGCCGCCCTACATTATCTACAATGATCTGCTGCTCACACACAAAGAGTACTTGGTGatggtgacggcggtggagccAGAGTGGCTGGTGGAGAGCTCACGGGGCATCTATGAAATGCGTCATGGGATGACGTCGTCATCGACAACGACGGCGCCCTCGTCGTTTGCggtagcggcggcaacgactCCGACTCCCTCCACAGCCTCCCGAGCATCTCATGCATCGATGTCTtcgtcgccgacagcgcccAGTGCCAGCGGGAGCAGCACGACAGTCTGTGCGGAGGCCAAGGCTCCGACGAAGAAGCCCGCGTTCGGTATGCTGTCCTCCAAGCGCCGGCCAAACATCTAA